A section of the Hydrogenobacter hydrogenophilus genome encodes:
- a CDS encoding FeoA family protein — MNLEDAKVGTKVMIRDLTGKDEVVRRVEAMGLRRGKSIEVLQKLGRTILVKLNNSRIVISKDIARNISVE, encoded by the coding sequence ATGAACTTGGAAGATGCGAAAGTGGGTACTAAGGTGATGATACGCGATCTTACAGGAAAGGATGAAGTGGTTAGAAGGGTAGAAGCTATGGGACTAAGACGGGGCAAAAGTATTGAAGTGCTTCAGAAACTTGGCAGGACTATATTAGTAAAGCTGAACAATTCAAGAATCGTAATAAGCAAAGACATTGCAAGGAACATATCTGTAGAATGA